CACGCAACTAGGACGATCATGTTTAGGTACAAATATAGTTTGCTGGGTATTAAGGAGCACCATGGACTAGAATTCCTAACTGAAGATTCACAAAATCAAGACCAGCATGAAGCTAATTGAGCACTTGGACTGGAACAATGCACTCACACATGCGCGAAAGCTAACGAGGCAAGAGCTTACGATAAGATGTATGTCCAGAACTGCTTGTCCTTCACGTGGCATGGACACAGATCATAGCGGACCTTAGCGAGTTCCTACAGGGATCACAAATTACAGTTTGAGACCTGAGAGCCATCTCTGTCTTGGGCGAAGCAAAGTACGAGATCCGCGGGAGACCTACCTTGGCTCTGGCGAGCACGAGGACAGCGTGCCGCCGCTGCCAGTCCGAGAGCTCGGCCGCCGACTCCGCGGATCGTCCTGTGACAAAGCATAGCACCGCCAGTAATCGAGAGTGAACTAGCAGGGGAGCAGAATCGagaagggaggaaggagggggtgcctTGGTGGAGTTGGAGGGGAAGGACTTGAAGGCGTCAGGGGAGAGTGTACGGAGGAAGTCAAGGAGCTGCGGCGTGACGCCGAGctcctccgcgtcctcctccttcccctCCGCGACAGAGGGTTTGCTTGGGCCGGTTCcgtcgctgccgctgccgccggctCGGCGGCAGAACAGCCATGGGAACGAGGAGAAGGCCATCGGCGGGCTGGTGGGctgggacgggatgcggccggcgaTGGCGATATGATGGATACGAGATTCGTCGGCGAGCTCGCTGGACTGGGGGGAGGGGA
This portion of the Triticum dicoccoides isolate Atlit2015 ecotype Zavitan chromosome 7A, WEW_v2.0, whole genome shotgun sequence genome encodes:
- the LOC119333072 gene encoding uncharacterized protein LOC119333072, whose amino-acid sequence is MAFSSFPWLFCRRAGGSGSDGTGPSKPSVAEGKEEDAEELGVTPQLLDFLRTLSPDAFKSAVLCFVTGRSAESAAELSDWQRRHAVLVLARAKELAKVRYDLCPCHVKDKQFWTYILS